atgggtgaatgatcgaagccgaatatgcccctttttagcttggtagcctaagaatttgggaacagacccccaaattgacgtgaatcctaaagatagatctatcgggcccaacaagccccattctggaatttggaatgctttagtacttcgaaattatcatgtccgatgggtgtcccggaatgatggggatattctatatgtcggttaccatgtgttcaccatatgaatgatttttatctctatgtatgggatgtattgaaatatgaaatcttgtggtctattattatgatttgataatatatattttaaatctataactcaccaacatttttttgttgacgttttaagcatgtttattctcaggtgattattaagagcttccgctgttgcatactaaaataaggacaagatttggagtccatgcttgtatgatattgcgtaaaaactgcattcaagaaacttatttttgatgtaatatattcttattgtaaaccattatgtaatggtcgtgtgtaaacagtatattttagattatcattatttgataatctacgtaatgctttttaaaccgttatcgataaaataaaggttatatacttgttttaaaaatgaatgcagtctttgaaaaacgtctcatatagaggtcaaaacctcgcgacgaaatcaattaatatggaacgtttataatcaatatgaacgggacatttcagctgatTCGGGTTAtatttttgtttctaacaaatgaAATGGGTAAGTTTTAAGTAACCAACTTGAAAACAAATTGTGTCAGGTCTAGTGGATCGAAAGTCACTCACATTTTTATTTCATGAATGTGTTTGAAACATAAGAATTATGGAACCTAATAAAAGAATGTTTGTGTCAAGCTTTCTGGCATTTTCTCAATCGATAATGCGTTTTCTGAAATCGCGACCTTTTTGTTGTAAACAGGTTGATTCGGGTTATGCTTTTGTTTCTAACAAATGGAATGGGTGAGTTTTAAGTttaaaccaacatgaaaacagaaaGAAGGGGTTGAAAGTCATTCACAATATTATTTCATAAGTGTATTTGacagatactaataattataattatggaaCCTATAATAACAGAATGTTTAATTGTTGATGTGTTACCCGACTTGTAGTTCCTGGTTTGACTTGAACTGGTTTGGCCCCTTAACCTTGTTGACTCAACCATACTTCCACGTTCAAGTTCACGAGTCATTTTTTTAGTAAGTAAACGCCATTATAGCTGTCAAGATCGAGCATAGATAGACGAGCCTGCATTTCAAGATTAACTAGTCCAACTGAGTTGAGTGTTAGTAACTTGGCCAGCCATGACCTAAAATAtatcgtattaattaatttgatcaTGGCTAAAGAACGATTAAAGGTCATTTTTATGTCAAGGCAATCTGTGTATGTGACAATAACATAACATATAAGATACTCTGTTGGCTACGTTAGCTATTATTCCCAAACAATCATGCTTTTTTAAGAGCCGAAAAATTGGATGTGattattatatctattatatcATATGATCATTTGGAAGTTCTCCCAGGACTCATTGTTTACCATGAGTTTCTTTTTGCTAAACTACAGCTCAAGAATATCTCGCTCTTGAATGAAATAGCAAACCCACTTACTCGTTTGATGAATTAATTGTACCTGGTACATGAAATTATTACGCACCTTAATATGGATTTAGCGGCATTCTTGTGAGAAAGGAAAACAATTGTGGAACCTAACAGAGTACAGACTTATGTAGCCAATCTTACGAAATCAAGATTGGATATTTCATCTCAACCAAAACTTGAAATATATTAGAGATCCATGTTATGTTATGCTATGCTACGTTTACTTTGAacggttattattttattaatattaaaaataatagaaTAGAATAACCTGGTTTTTGTAATTACATAATTACTATTTACTATGTATTATAAAAATTGAACAAACATATATATTTTTTGTGTCAACCAACTTAACCAAACCATTCAAACTAAACCCATTTTGACCCCTTAACAAATCTGCCCAACCCATTCAACCAAACCCATTTGACCCCTTAACAAATCTGCCCAACCATTCTTTTTGCACCCTCTAATATCATGTCTAAAGCACATGCAACTATTTCAGAGTAAGACCAATGCAGATCATGATCCTGACTTTGTGATCTTAATAGCACTCATTAGGATTAGGATGTGATCTACAAGGTGATCCTATATATTTGATATGATGGTGGAGATTTGAACAAAAATGACAAATGTAGTTTAGAATGGACCAAAAGAGTTTGATTACTAAACGGAAGTGGAAAGAATAATCGTTTGGAAACAACCATATATATGAAACTATAGATGATGTGAAAGCTACCCTTGCCTCAGTAATTTAGAGAGCCTGCACTACTACATCAACGATTGACACACATAAAGTGTACAAGAATCATAAATTAAGCTTGAAAAGGAGGATACAAATTCGTGTTATAACATTTTGCAAAATAGCTATCACGATAACCCGCTACAATCTGTGTAATAAAAGAAAAGTAGAAAAAGGCCATAACAATAGCACCACAATAAACTAGTCTCAAGAAGTAATCATATACACAATAGCATATATAAAAATTGATTGCACACGCAGTTGCTGTGTAAAACTTGTTGAAGGATGCTAAAATGTTAAATGGCTATGAATGCACATTAACATAAAATTAGAATTAGATTATTCACAACTAATTTGATGCCATCAACAAagtaaataaaaatgaaataaaaaaaggTCAAAATTAAGTAATATTTCCTCCGGCATCTTAAACATTTTCATCTTGTGGAGCCGTAGTTTGAGTGACAGTGGGTGCTGGTGCGGGTGCTTGAGCCGGTGCCGGCCCTAAAGAAGCTACCGTGAAGTGAAGACCTCTTCTTTGTCCTGCTTGCAATACAAAAGCAATTTGTGCTGCCGCCAATGCTGATGCCTCCTACCACCACCACCCAATTATACCAATATTATCAACTGAGAAAAAACTTACCGtggatatattatttatttattattattattttttctaacATGTTAGGAGTCACTTACAATTGattattaactatataaaataacAAAGATTGTTTATAACGCATCATTCCTCTCTTGCAACACGAAAAATTTttagaataatttttttttttcaatcatactcgtctaactttttttttttttttttttctattgaaTTAAACAGATGTAAGGGGAAAAAGTAAAACAGTTGGGTAACAAACCTGTCTCTGTCTTCGACGCAGTAAAATGCTAATGGCCCAGACCATGATGTAACATGGTAGAAGAAACCCCGCAATCCGAAGAAAGAAAAACTGTCAACAAACAAAGAatgtaaaacatatatataattcACGTGATACGTGTCTTCATTATTTCCGCTGGGTGTTTTATAATTAACCAAAACAAAAATCTTGAAGTCCGACTTACAGTTAAGAATGTAGATGCATCCTCATCTCCATCTCCATCAGATTCAGGTACAGATGATGCATGTCGTAGCAGAAGAAGAGCCATCAACTGCGGCGGAAAGTACATCATAATCATTAATCACATAATTTTCCAGATTAGAGAGCATTAATGAAATCATTAGTGATTAAGTTACAGGAATATGTGTTTGGGGGGCTTACAATCAAAACAGCTGAACGACAAAATGCAGCTCCGCTTGTGTTTGTTGcattattataatcatcatactcAGCTTCCAGATACTGACGGTCAGCTTCTGACATTTGCCATCCTCCCCTGCACAAAAACACCCATCCATAGATTCAACTAATGTAAGTAAATTTCATTGTTTTTGTATATGTTTTGTTTATATTCTCATGTTGCATTGGTCTATAGGAATGGAATGAGTTTCCATACCTGCTATTCTTATATATAGAGCTTGTAAAATTTATCTATACTTTTTACATCATGTTGTTAAACAAAACCAAAATAATATTTTCTAATCAAACTAATCGAACTTTTGAATACTTTTTCAAAATTATCAACGTttcttttttctaaaaaaaaacagTTACTATTGTAACTATTAATTCCACTACTCTAAGGAATGTATCAAATTTACATAATTCGGTCCATCCCATTAGCCAAAACATATAGCCTTTCTCAGTCCAACGAAACAGACCATTTAATTTGTTCTCTGGGTCAATCATtacaaaaagaatatatataaaaaGGTCGACATAGGAAATCAAGAAACGGTACCCAATGTCAATAGTTGTCTCTTCTATACAAGGTCGTGGAGGAGGAGCAACATATCCATGTTGGTAAGGCTGCAAGTAACAatataatatatgttgcaattatcataattagttattattattattattgagtaaaaacaatatatttaatagATACAATAAATAATGATAACTACAAAGTTTATGAAATGATATAATACCTGATGGCATATCTCACAAGTTAAGTCACCCTTTTCATTACACCAATGTTGAACACACTTTCTATGAGCGTACTGCACAAACACAAAACATTTTGT
This window of the Rutidosis leptorrhynchoides isolate AG116_Rl617_1_P2 chromosome 7, CSIRO_AGI_Rlap_v1, whole genome shotgun sequence genome carries:
- the LOC139858452 gene encoding uncharacterized protein codes for the protein MGDHLVLDVNRPIKRSDNDMEVPSSSSNSGAVFVVDQNRASFDDEEEAPLLNMAECRICQEEDSIDALETPCSCNGSLKYAHRKCVQHWCNEKGDLTCEICHQPYQHGYVAPPPRPCIEETTIDIGGGWQMSEADRQYLEAEYDDYNNATNTSGAAFCRSAVLILMALLLLRHASSVPESDGDGDEDASTFLTFFFLRIAGFLLPCYIMVWAISILLRRRQRQEASALAAAQIAFVLQAGQRRGLHFTVASLGPAPAQAPAPAPTVTQTTAPQDENV